In a single window of the Pyrococcus sp. NA2 genome:
- the gdhA gene encoding glutamate dehydrogenase produces MVEQDPFEIAVKQLERAAQYMNISEEALEFLKRPQRIVEVTIPVEMDDGSVKVFTGFRVQYNWARGPTKGGIRWHPEETLSTVKALAAWMTWKTAVMDLPYGGGKGGIIVDPKKLSDREKERLARGYIRAIYDVISPYEDIPAPDVYTNPQIMAWMMDEYETIARRKTPAFGIITGKPLSIGGSLGRNEATARGASYTIREAAKVLGWDGLKGKTIAIQGYGNAGYYLAKIMSEDYGMKVVAVSDSKGGIYNPDGLNADEVLKWKREHGSVKDFPGATNISNEELLELEVDVLAPAAIEEVITKKNADNIKAKIVAEVANGPVTPEADEILFEKGILQIPDFLCNAGGVTVSYFEWVQNITGYYWTLEEVREKLDKKMTKAFYDVYNTAKEKNIHMRDAAYVVAVQRVYQAMLDRGWVKH; encoded by the coding sequence ATGGTTGAGCAAGACCCATTTGAAATCGCCGTTAAGCAACTTGAAAGAGCGGCCCAATACATGAACATAAGTGAAGAGGCACTCGAATTCTTGAAGAGACCTCAGAGGATTGTTGAAGTCACAATTCCAGTTGAAATGGATGATGGTTCTGTAAAGGTTTTCACTGGATTTAGAGTTCAATACAACTGGGCTAGGGGGCCAACTAAGGGTGGAATTAGGTGGCACCCCGAGGAGACGCTTAGCACCGTTAAGGCCCTTGCAGCTTGGATGACATGGAAGACCGCAGTAATGGACTTACCCTATGGTGGAGGTAAGGGTGGAATAATCGTTGATCCAAAGAAGCTCTCAGACAGGGAGAAGGAGAGGTTGGCTAGAGGATACATTAGGGCAATTTACGATGTAATAAGCCCATACGAGGACATTCCAGCTCCAGACGTTTACACCAACCCACAGATCATGGCTTGGATGATGGATGAGTACGAGACAATAGCTAGGAGGAAGACACCTGCCTTCGGAATAATCACTGGAAAGCCACTCAGCATTGGAGGATCACTTGGAAGGAATGAGGCTACCGCTAGAGGTGCAAGTTACACAATTAGAGAGGCCGCAAAGGTTCTCGGTTGGGATGGCCTCAAGGGCAAGACCATAGCAATACAGGGTTACGGTAACGCTGGTTACTATCTTGCAAAGATAATGAGCGAGGACTATGGAATGAAGGTCGTTGCAGTTAGCGACAGCAAGGGTGGAATCTACAACCCCGATGGATTGAACGCTGACGAGGTTCTCAAGTGGAAGAGGGAGCACGGAAGCGTTAAGGACTTCCCAGGAGCTACAAACATAAGCAACGAGGAGCTCCTCGAGCTTGAGGTCGACGTCCTCGCACCAGCTGCAATTGAGGAGGTTATAACCAAGAAGAACGCCGACAACATCAAGGCCAAGATCGTTGCAGAGGTTGCAAACGGTCCAGTCACACCAGAAGCTGACGAGATTCTCTTCGAGAAGGGAATCCTCCAGATCCCAGACTTCCTATGTAACGCAGGTGGAGTTACAGTTAGCTACTTCGAGTGGGTTCAGAACATAACAGGCTACTACTGGACGCTCGAGGAGGTCAGGGAGAAGCTTGACAAGAAGATGACAAAGGCATTCTATGACGTATACAACACAGCAAAGGAGAAGAACATCCACATGAGGGATGCAGCTTACGTCGTTGCAGTCCAGAGAGTCTACCAGGCAATGCTTGACCGTGGTTGGGTTAAGCACTGA
- the uppS gene encoding polyprenyl diphosphate synthase, with product MIYRIISHVPKIFFKPAYDLYERYLIEKVRSGVLPKHVAIIMDGNRRWARKYDKPPWYGHFFGSKKLEEILEWCHELGIRILTVYAFSTENFKRSKEEVEKLMELFERKFRELVSDKRVHEYGIRVNVIGRKELLPKSVRDAAEEAERVTRKYNNYILNVALAYGGRSEIVDAVKDIVRDVMEGKIKVEDIDEELLKKYLYVPNMPDPDIVIRTGGEVRISNFLLYQIAYSELFFVDVYFPEFRKIDFLRIIREYQKRERRFGR from the coding sequence ATGATATATAGGATAATCTCTCACGTTCCAAAAATATTTTTTAAACCTGCTTATGACCTCTATGAAAGATACTTAATTGAAAAGGTTAGATCAGGCGTTTTGCCTAAACATGTTGCAATAATAATGGATGGAAACAGAAGATGGGCCAGAAAGTATGACAAACCGCCTTGGTATGGACATTTCTTTGGATCCAAGAAGCTTGAGGAAATACTTGAATGGTGCCATGAATTGGGCATAAGGATACTGACTGTTTACGCATTTTCCACAGAGAACTTCAAGAGATCAAAGGAAGAAGTTGAGAAGTTAATGGAACTCTTTGAGAGGAAATTCAGGGAACTTGTGAGTGACAAAAGGGTTCATGAGTATGGAATAAGGGTAAACGTCATAGGGAGGAAGGAACTATTGCCAAAAAGCGTTAGGGATGCTGCAGAGGAGGCTGAAAGGGTTACAAGAAAGTATAACAATTACATTCTCAATGTTGCCTTAGCTTACGGAGGGAGGAGTGAGATAGTTGATGCGGTTAAAGACATAGTGAGGGACGTAATGGAGGGAAAGATCAAGGTTGAGGACATAGATGAGGAGTTACTGAAGAAGTACTTGTACGTTCCAAACATGCCTGATCCAGATATAGTGATAAGAACGGGTGGAGAGGTTAGAATAAGCAACTTTCTCCTCTATCAAATAGCATATAGCGAGCTTTTCTTTGTTGACGTCTACTTTCCAGAATTCAGAAAGATCGATTTCTTGAGAATAATAAGGGAATATCAGAAAAGAGAAAGGAGGTTTGGTCGTTAA
- a CDS encoding cation:proton antiporter, translated as MEATWIFFTIGIAIIVAKIGDSIIERFELPGVLGELLMGMILGNLVYFGLVKSEYLPITMGSSEVIDFLAKLGIVILLFLGALDTDIEKLKRTGVTAVTSTVLGVFVPLILAYYALRLMGYDHREAFAGGVLLTATSIGLTVRIMMDLGVLRSEVGAASLSASVIDDFLGIALIIFAVGSGSLLELGAKIVVFFIITGVLGWYFITHYVKFAEKLHVEKGVLALVMGLMFIFAALAEDWFAAAIEGSFMAGLILSKLPEGKRIMDDVKSIGYGFLIPLFFVHTGAMLNLTVFKNIEAFKLALVMTVIAIVGKVAGRGFGAWITAWGRGRDFLFTRQNFKMSLQMGIGSIPRTEVALVDLMVAIHGGAISPDDVPKFIAATLIFITVSVLITPPLLKWAFKEEVEAQRQAKVEVRKERIEKKKKAR; from the coding sequence ATGGAGGCAACATGGATCTTCTTCACGATCGGAATAGCAATAATAGTCGCTAAGATTGGTGATTCAATAATTGAGAGATTCGAGCTTCCCGGTGTTCTTGGTGAACTTCTGATGGGAATGATCCTTGGGAACCTTGTTTATTTTGGCTTAGTGAAGAGTGAATATCTCCCAATAACCATGGGTTCAAGTGAGGTTATCGATTTCCTTGCAAAGCTAGGTATAGTGATTTTGCTATTCTTAGGAGCTCTTGATACGGATATTGAGAAGCTAAAGAGAACTGGAGTTACAGCAGTAACTTCCACGGTTCTTGGAGTATTCGTTCCCTTAATATTAGCTTATTATGCTCTTAGATTGATGGGATACGATCACAGGGAAGCTTTTGCTGGTGGCGTTTTGCTAACGGCTACGAGCATAGGTTTAACTGTTAGGATAATGATGGATTTAGGTGTTTTAAGGAGTGAGGTTGGCGCTGCCTCCCTAAGTGCGAGTGTTATAGATGATTTTCTCGGAATTGCCCTGATAATATTCGCTGTCGGATCAGGTTCCCTTCTTGAACTTGGAGCTAAAATAGTCGTGTTCTTTATAATAACTGGAGTCCTTGGCTGGTATTTCATAACTCATTATGTTAAGTTTGCAGAAAAATTACATGTTGAAAAAGGTGTTTTAGCTCTCGTAATGGGTTTAATGTTCATATTTGCAGCCTTAGCTGAGGATTGGTTTGCTGCGGCCATTGAAGGGTCATTCATGGCAGGTCTCATTCTCTCGAAGTTGCCCGAGGGGAAGAGGATCATGGATGATGTAAAGAGTATTGGATATGGTTTTTTAATTCCCCTCTTCTTCGTGCATACTGGTGCGATGTTGAATCTTACTGTCTTCAAGAACATTGAAGCCTTTAAGTTGGCTTTAGTCATGACGGTAATAGCTATAGTTGGAAAGGTTGCTGGAAGAGGATTTGGGGCATGGATAACGGCATGGGGAAGAGGCAGAGATTTCCTATTTACCAGACAAAACTTTAAGATGTCCCTGCAGATGGGAATAGGTTCAATTCCAAGGACAGAAGTTGCCCTCGTTGATCTCATGGTGGCAATTCATGGTGGGGCCATCTCTCCAGATGATGTTCCAAAATTCATAGCGGCAACCTTAATATTTATTACAGTCTCGGTATTAATAACTCCGCCATTGCTCAAATGGGCATTTAAAGAAGAGGTAGAGGCACAGAGACAGGCAAAAGTTGAGGTTAGAAAAGAAAGGATTGAGAAGAAAAAGAAGGCCCGATGA
- a CDS encoding TrpB-like pyridoxal phosphate-dependent enzyme: protein MKVVLPDGKIPKKWYNILPDLPEPVPPPLDPETNEPVSPEKLKRIFAEELVKQEMSSERYIEIPKELRELYSKVGRPTPLFRATNLERVLDTPARIYFKYEGATVTGSHKINTALAQAYYAKKQGIERLVTETGAGQWGTALSLAGALIGLKIRVYMARASYNQKPYRKTLMMVYGAEVFPSPSENTEVGRRYLREDPNHPGSLGIAISEAIEDVLKDDKARYSLGSVLNHVLMHQTVIGLEAKEQMKEFEDPDIIVGCVGGGSNFAGLAYPFVKDVLEGKNEYEFIAVEPKAAPTMTRGVYTYDYGDSAGLTPKIKMHTLGHEYYVPPIHAGGLRYHGLAPTLSILINHDIVKPVAYHQREVFEAAVLFAKVEGIVPAPESAHAVKAVIDKALEAKRKGKEVVILFNLSGHGLLDLKGYEDYLEGRLEDYEPQEIPVLRS from the coding sequence ATGAAGGTAGTTCTTCCAGATGGTAAAATACCTAAAAAATGGTACAATATTCTTCCAGACCTCCCAGAACCCGTTCCTCCACCACTTGATCCTGAGACAAATGAACCGGTAAGTCCAGAGAAACTGAAGAGGATCTTTGCTGAGGAGCTTGTGAAACAGGAAATGAGTTCAGAAAGATACATCGAGATACCAAAGGAGTTGAGGGAATTGTATTCGAAGGTCGGAAGACCAACTCCACTCTTCAGAGCTACAAATCTAGAGAGAGTTCTAGACACTCCAGCAAGGATATACTTCAAATATGAAGGGGCAACCGTAACTGGAAGTCATAAAATAAATACTGCATTAGCTCAGGCATATTATGCAAAGAAGCAGGGGATAGAGAGACTAGTTACTGAGACCGGGGCTGGACAATGGGGGACTGCCTTAAGCCTCGCTGGAGCCTTAATAGGGTTAAAGATTAGGGTTTACATGGCTAGGGCTAGTTACAATCAGAAGCCATACAGGAAAACTTTGATGATGGTTTACGGAGCCGAAGTCTTCCCAAGTCCCAGCGAGAACACTGAGGTTGGAAGGAGGTATCTAAGGGAAGATCCAAATCATCCAGGGAGTTTGGGAATAGCCATAAGTGAAGCCATAGAGGATGTATTAAAGGATGATAAGGCTAGATACTCACTAGGAAGTGTTCTAAATCACGTCCTGATGCATCAAACGGTTATAGGGCTTGAAGCTAAGGAGCAGATGAAGGAATTCGAAGATCCAGATATCATAGTTGGATGCGTTGGTGGTGGAAGCAATTTTGCTGGACTTGCATATCCATTCGTTAAGGATGTTTTAGAGGGGAAGAACGAGTATGAATTCATAGCCGTAGAACCGAAGGCAGCTCCGACCATGACCAGGGGAGTCTACACTTATGACTACGGGGACTCCGCAGGACTTACGCCAAAGATTAAAATGCATACGCTTGGACATGAATATTACGTTCCTCCAATCCATGCTGGTGGATTGAGATACCACGGCCTTGCTCCAACACTCAGCATATTGATAAACCATGATATAGTCAAGCCAGTTGCTTACCACCAGAGAGAAGTCTTTGAAGCAGCAGTTTTATTTGCAAAAGTTGAAGGGATAGTTCCAGCTCCAGAGAGTGCACATGCCGTGAAGGCGGTAATAGATAAGGCCTTAGAGGCTAAAAGGAAGGGGAAAGAGGTTGTAATACTTTTTAACTTGAGTGGACACGGATTGTTGGATTTAAAGGGATACGAAGATTACCTTGAAGGGAGACTAGAAGATTATGAGCCTCAAGAAATCCCAGTGCTTAGATCTTGA
- a CDS encoding glycosyltransferase family 2 protein, whose protein sequence is MRVETVRVASRDDKELINFLDSLGIRISENSPILVGRYYIEVFGIRYDAKSFDDLRRILKKLSRIYIVMPAYNEEKTIGEVLDSLLRVFKPENIIVVDDGSRDRTREIAKSRGVHVVSHLINRGLGGALGTGIQYALLKGAEIIVTFDADGQHLVEDALKVLKPVVEGKAGLAIGSRFRGNISEMPLVKRIGNILLNMITAIFALKYVSDSQSGLRAFSRECASKVKITCDGYAVSSEIIVEASRKKCKIVEIPIRAVYTEYSKKKGTNVVEGVRIAINLMLDLLFRR, encoded by the coding sequence GTGAGGGTCGAAACCGTAAGGGTTGCATCGAGGGATGACAAAGAGCTAATAAATTTCCTTGACTCCCTCGGGATTAGAATAAGCGAAAATTCTCCAATTTTAGTTGGAAGATATTACATAGAGGTTTTTGGGATCAGGTACGATGCAAAATCTTTTGATGACTTAAGGAGGATTCTCAAAAAGTTAAGTAGGATTTACATAGTCATGCCAGCATACAATGAGGAAAAAACAATAGGTGAAGTCCTGGACTCTCTACTAAGAGTTTTCAAGCCGGAGAATATAATAGTTGTCGACGATGGGAGTAGAGACAGGACGAGGGAAATAGCGAAGTCTAGAGGTGTTCATGTCGTTAGTCACTTGATAAATAGAGGATTAGGAGGAGCCCTTGGAACGGGAATTCAGTACGCTCTATTAAAGGGAGCCGAGATAATAGTGACGTTTGACGCAGATGGACAGCATTTGGTAGAAGATGCCCTTAAAGTTCTCAAACCAGTGGTAGAAGGAAAAGCCGGGTTAGCGATTGGAAGTAGGTTTAGGGGGAACATTTCAGAGATGCCACTCGTGAAGAGAATTGGAAACATACTCTTAAATATGATAACTGCGATATTTGCACTCAAATACGTCAGTGACAGCCAGAGTGGTCTAAGAGCGTTTTCCAGAGAGTGCGCTTCAAAAGTGAAGATAACCTGCGATGGCTATGCCGTTTCGAGTGAGATAATTGTAGAAGCCTCGAGAAAGAAGTGCAAAATAGTTGAAATTCCAATAAGGGCTGTATATACGGAGTACTCCAAGAAAAAGGGAACTAATGTTGTTGAAGGTGTTAGAATAGCGATTAACTTAATGCTTGACCTACTATTTAGGAGGTGA
- a CDS encoding gamma carbonic anhydrase family protein has translation MPVYEFNGKRPKIHETAFIDDNAVIIGDVVLEEKTSVWPSAVLRGDVERIYVGKYSNVQDNVSIHTSHGYPTEIGEYVTIGHNAVVHGAKIGNYVIIGINSVILDGAKIGDHVIIGAGAVVPPNKEIPDYSLVLGVPGKVVRQLTEEEIEWTKKNAEIYVELAEKHIKGRKKI, from the coding sequence ATGCCAGTCTATGAGTTCAACGGTAAAAGGCCAAAGATACATGAGACGGCTTTCATAGATGATAACGCCGTTATAATAGGGGATGTAGTTCTTGAGGAGAAGACGAGTGTTTGGCCTTCAGCCGTTCTTAGGGGAGATGTTGAGAGGATATACGTTGGTAAATATTCAAACGTTCAGGACAACGTCAGCATACACACTTCCCATGGTTATCCAACTGAAATAGGAGAATACGTAACAATAGGTCACAATGCCGTTGTCCATGGAGCAAAAATTGGAAACTACGTGATAATAGGTATAAACTCGGTTATTCTCGATGGAGCAAAGATAGGGGATCACGTGATAATAGGTGCTGGAGCTGTCGTTCCACCCAACAAGGAGATACCCGATTACAGCCTAGTCCTTGGAGTGCCAGGAAAGGTAGTTAGACAATTAACTGAGGAGGAAATTGAGTGGACCAAGAAGAATGCTGAAATTTACGTTGAATTAGCTGAGAAGCATATTAAGGGGAGAAAGAAGATATGA
- a CDS encoding HPP family protein, whose translation MDLERALNAFHSMKLRQITPPISSLPVLEEEAPIVNALRILRTRHHVWIVNNKEEMKLVGVIRYFDILDILMPPKRARLGTISPLFKSIFTGAEKVGDVMERNVLTIDENATVLEALEKMKRYEIPILALVDEGNRLKGEVSVRLLITEFLRLLRMGGEGEWRQHGSSSRSE comes from the coding sequence ATGGATCTTGAAAGAGCTTTAAATGCCTTTCATTCGATGAAGTTGAGGCAGATAACACCTCCAATTTCAAGTTTACCAGTTCTTGAAGAGGAAGCTCCCATAGTAAATGCCCTGAGAATATTGAGGACTAGACATCACGTGTGGATAGTCAACAATAAGGAGGAAATGAAACTGGTTGGGGTCATAAGATACTTCGATATCTTAGACATCTTAATGCCCCCTAAAAGAGCGAGGCTCGGAACTATAAGTCCGCTATTCAAGTCAATATTTACTGGAGCTGAAAAAGTTGGGGATGTTATGGAGAGGAACGTGTTGACTATCGACGAGAACGCTACCGTCTTGGAGGCTCTAGAGAAAATGAAGAGGTATGAGATACCGATATTGGCCCTAGTTGACGAAGGAAATAGATTGAAGGGGGAAGTCAGCGTGAGACTACTAATAACTGAGTTCCTGAGACTCTTGCGGATGGGAGGTGAGGGTGAATGGAGGCAACATGGATCTTCTTCACGATCGGAATAG
- a CDS encoding BlaI/MecI/CopY family transcriptional regulator, producing MEPTEFRLDKKGIKAVLPSLEAEIMEYMWEIKEGTAGEVYEYLKTKHPEIRRSTVSIIMNRLCEKGLLTRRMERGRGGIRYVYMITTTREEFERKIVEKIIDTLLANFREATYAYISKKIRK from the coding sequence ATGGAACCAACTGAATTTAGACTTGATAAGAAGGGCATAAAGGCTGTTTTACCATCACTTGAAGCGGAGATCATGGAGTACATGTGGGAGATAAAAGAGGGTACTGCCGGAGAGGTCTACGAATATTTAAAGACAAAACATCCCGAAATCAGGAGATCAACCGTGAGTATAATAATGAACAGGCTCTGTGAGAAGGGACTTTTAACAAGAAGGATGGAAAGGGGAAGAGGTGGAATTCGATACGTTTACATGATAACCACAACAAGAGAAGAGTTTGAGAGGAAAATTGTCGAAAAGATAATAGACACCCTCTTAGCAAACTTCAGAGAGGCAACTTACGCTTACATATCAAAGAAGATTAGAAAGTGA
- the lrpA gene encoding HTH-type transcriptional regulator LrpA, protein MIDERDKIILEILTKDARTPFTEIAKKLGISETAVRKRVKALEEKGIIEGYTIKVNPKKLGYSLVTITGVDTRPEKLFEVAEKLREFEFVRELYLSSGDHMIMAVIWAKDGEDLAEIVSNKIGKIDGVTKVCPAIILERLK, encoded by the coding sequence ATGATAGACGAGAGGGATAAGATAATACTTGAAATATTGACAAAGGATGCCAGAACTCCTTTCACGGAGATAGCTAAGAAGTTGGGAATTAGCGAGACTGCTGTTAGAAAGAGGGTAAAGGCTCTCGAGGAAAAGGGAATAATTGAGGGTTACACGATAAAAGTCAACCCAAAGAAGTTAGGTTACTCCCTGGTTACAATAACGGGTGTTGACACTAGGCCTGAAAAGTTGTTTGAGGTTGCTGAGAAGTTAAGGGAGTTTGAATTTGTGAGGGAGCTTTACCTCTCCAGCGGGGATCACATGATAATGGCTGTTATATGGGCCAAGGATGGAGAGGATCTTGCCGAGATAGTTTCAAACAAAATCGGAAAAATTGATGGTGTTACAAAGGTCTGTCCTGCAATAATCTTGGAGAGACTAAAATAA
- a CDS encoding cytidine/deoxycytidylate deaminase family protein yields the protein MKIEIVLDKEKAEKIKKIRPTKDEYFMLIAKLVSLRATCPRLRVGAVAVKDGYILATGYNGAPRNMDHCIDVGCIMVDGHCHRAVHAEQNVIAMAARKGISLEGATLYVTHFPCDTCLKLLINAGIKEIVYEEMYPNEVTEMLLKEAQEKGLIKIRQFKLSKERVKEFLEELFPEFCGENKD from the coding sequence ATGAAGATAGAGATAGTCCTTGATAAGGAGAAGGCTGAAAAAATTAAGAAGATAAGGCCAACGAAAGATGAATACTTCATGTTGATAGCAAAGCTCGTATCCTTAAGGGCAACATGCCCAAGACTTAGAGTTGGAGCGGTTGCAGTCAAGGACGGATATATTCTAGCGACAGGTTACAATGGGGCTCCAAGGAATATGGACCATTGTATAGATGTTGGATGTATAATGGTTGATGGCCATTGTCATAGGGCAGTCCATGCAGAACAAAATGTCATCGCAATGGCAGCTAGAAAGGGAATAAGCCTCGAAGGAGCCACCTTATATGTCACTCACTTTCCCTGTGACACCTGCTTAAAGTTGCTAATAAACGCCGGAATAAAGGAGATAGTATATGAGGAGATGTACCCCAATGAGGTAACTGAGATGCTTCTAAAGGAAGCCCAGGAAAAAGGATTAATAAAGATAAGACAGTTTAAATTGTCCAAGGAGAGAGTTAAGGAGTTTTTGGAAGAGTTATTTCCAGAATTTTGTGGAGAGAACAAAGATTAA
- a CDS encoding DUF2304 domain-containing protein has protein sequence MYTIQYISIAVILGLVAYAFSRYKKGKLELSDLMAWEAFLIVFLIIALFPIRISQEIKELFGLGRGLDALFILMIGLTYILLFKLYLDIDKIEREITKLNREMAIRLKEIEDKIERKP, from the coding sequence ATGTATACCATACAGTATATCTCAATTGCCGTGATTCTCGGGCTCGTAGCTTATGCCTTCTCAAGATACAAAAAGGGGAAGCTGGAGCTATCCGATCTCATGGCATGGGAAGCCTTCCTCATTGTCTTCCTTATCATAGCTCTCTTTCCAATTAGAATATCCCAAGAGATTAAAGAACTCTTTGGACTTGGGAGGGGACTAGACGCACTCTTTATCCTAATGATAGGTCTAACGTACATCTTACTGTTTAAACTTTACTTGGATATTGACAAAATTGAAAGAGAGATCACTAAGTTAAACAGAGAGATGGCAATAAGGCTTAAAGAAATAGAGGATAAGATAGAACGAAAACCTTAA
- a CDS encoding M48 family metallopeptidase gives MLIPLFVFQVLLLIDVLGVKGLFISLILILGLFLLYRVSLKIKLPTHRFSKVTWEDMPWLYDGIARMANRARISMPTIYIEDNPIPTAYSFQNSIVLSAGLFDILSEDEILAVAAHEIGHIKNGDTVLFPLLRYGRYVMGIMTGIILLVSRSSTIKVLSILSFLGYVLMLLRFLRKREFLADRIALQIAEVPYALKTALEELKFYEEMNKMPVPTIKPSLNRKENHEQQIFLLPSTHPSYDERIARIIAIVEMYRRLEFLN, from the coding sequence ATGTTGATACCCCTATTTGTGTTCCAAGTGCTCTTGCTAATAGATGTTTTAGGTGTTAAGGGGTTATTTATCAGTCTAATCCTAATTCTCGGATTGTTTCTCTTGTATAGAGTATCATTAAAGATTAAGTTACCAACCCACAGATTCTCAAAGGTGACATGGGAAGATATGCCCTGGTTATATGATGGAATAGCTAGAATGGCAAATAGGGCAAGAATTTCAATGCCAACAATTTACATAGAGGATAATCCCATACCAACGGCCTATTCCTTCCAGAACTCAATAGTACTATCAGCAGGCTTGTTTGACATCTTAAGTGAAGATGAGATACTTGCCGTAGCAGCCCACGAGATTGGACATATAAAAAATGGGGATACAGTCTTATTTCCCCTGCTTAGGTATGGAAGATATGTAATGGGAATAATGACGGGAATAATACTCCTTGTATCAAGGAGTTCAACAATAAAGGTACTCTCAATCCTATCTTTCCTAGGCTATGTGCTAATGCTCTTAAGATTTCTCAGGAAGAGAGAGTTCTTAGCGGATAGGATAGCACTGCAGATAGCTGAAGTGCCTTATGCCCTAAAGACAGCTCTTGAAGAACTTAAATTTTACGAAGAAATGAACAAAATGCCTGTACCAACGATAAAACCGTCCCTAAACAGAAAAGAAAACCACGAACAACAGATATTCCTTCTTCCAAGTACCCATCCAAGCTATGATGAGAGGATAGCTAGGATAATTGCAATAGTTGAAATGTACAGGAGACTTGAATTCTTGAACTAA
- the prf1 gene encoding peptide chain release factor aRF-1 — protein sequence MTRHDAQLYELKKKIEELKRIRGRGTELISLYIPAGYDLSKVMQQLREEYSTAQNIKSKTTRKNVLGALERAMQHLKLYRQTPENGLALFVGNVSEIEGNTDIRLWAIVPPEPLNVRLYRCDQTFVTEPLEEMLRVKDAYGLITVEKNEATIGLLRGKRIEVLDELTSNVPGKTRAGGQSARRYERIREQETHEFMKRIGEHANRVFLPLLEKGELKGIIVGGPGPTKEDFVEGDYLHHELKKKIIGVVDISYHGEYGLRELVEKASDILRDHEVIREKKLVNDFLRHIVKDTGLATYGEREVRRALELGAVDTLLISEGYDKVRVRAKCNHCGWEELKTMSEEEFEVYKKKMTRCPKCNSQNISIEKWDVAEELIKMAEEAGSNVEIISLDTEEGQQFYRAFGGLGAILRFKI from the coding sequence ATGACCCGTCACGATGCTCAACTCTACGAGCTTAAAAAGAAGATCGAGGAGCTTAAGAGGATAAGGGGGAGAGGGACTGAGCTAATCTCTCTTTACATTCCAGCGGGTTACGACTTGAGCAAAGTCATGCAACAGCTTAGAGAGGAGTATAGCACCGCCCAGAACATAAAATCCAAGACCACGAGGAAAAATGTTCTCGGAGCTTTGGAAAGGGCAATGCAACATCTAAAGCTTTATCGACAGACTCCCGAGAATGGACTAGCCTTATTTGTGGGTAATGTAAGTGAGATTGAGGGGAACACCGATATAAGGCTTTGGGCAATCGTTCCTCCAGAACCCCTAAACGTTAGACTTTATCGATGTGATCAAACATTTGTTACTGAACCACTCGAGGAGATGCTTCGAGTTAAGGATGCCTATGGTTTGATAACTGTAGAAAAGAACGAGGCAACAATAGGTCTCCTTAGGGGAAAGAGAATTGAGGTCTTGGATGAGCTAACTTCCAATGTTCCAGGGAAAACTAGGGCTGGTGGTCAGTCGGCAAGGCGTTATGAGAGGATAAGAGAGCAGGAGACTCACGAATTCATGAAGAGAATTGGAGAACATGCAAATAGAGTATTCTTACCTTTACTTGAGAAAGGAGAGTTAAAGGGAATAATAGTAGGCGGACCCGGTCCTACTAAGGAGGATTTCGTTGAAGGGGATTATCTGCATCACGAGTTAAAGAAGAAGATAATTGGAGTTGTTGACATAAGCTATCATGGTGAATATGGACTGAGAGAGCTAGTTGAGAAGGCAAGTGACATCCTTAGAGATCATGAGGTCATTAGAGAGAAGAAGCTTGTAAATGACTTCCTAAGGCATATAGTCAAGGATACAGGGCTAGCAACCTATGGAGAGAGGGAGGTCAGAAGAGCCCTCGAACTTGGAGCTGTTGATACATTGTTGATAAGCGAAGGTTACGATAAAGTTAGGGTAAGGGCCAAGTGCAATCACTGCGGATGGGAAGAGCTAAAGACCATGAGTGAGGAAGAGTTCGAGGTTTACAAGAAGAAGATGACGAGATGTCCAAAGTGTAACAGCCAAAATATAAGCATAGAGAAATGGGACGTTGCCGAGGAGTTGATAAAAATGGCGGAAGAGGCAGGATCAAATGTTGAGATAATTTCCCTTGACACGGAGGAAGGTCAGCAGTTTTATAGGGCCTTCGGAGGTCTTGGCGCAATATTAAGGTTCAAGATCTAA